In a genomic window of Acidobacteriota bacterium:
- the secD gene encoding protein translocase subunit SecD produces MNRNLLWRGLLVVGVVSACAFSAFPLADSINLGLDLRGGIHLLLEVLTDDALRAEAQKDIDSLVQELAEKGVEGTSAVTETPIRFRLSGLPPDQDGLLPTIIEENVPYWTWRRSGEEVIFERRPDEVNTIREQAIDQALQTIRNRVDEFGVAEPVIQRQGLGSNRLVVQLPGVDDPERVKNLIKNTAFLEFRLAVYPESGGAAFDRQEILDRYGGTLPEDLEIAAQDQRDEDGNMLGQVYYALERRPVITGRDLKTARAGIGQFQEPVVNFSLTHEGAQIFETWTGANIGRPLAIVLDGKVQSAPIIEGRIGESGGVIRGSFTQQEVEDLATVLRSGALPAGINYLQQQAVGPSLGQDSIDQGTRAFLFGIVLVIVAMLVVYKASGINAMVALALNFVLVFGVLAYFGAALTLPGIAGLILTIGMAVDANVLVFERIREELHNGRTVKAAVVSGFGKAWSSILDANLTTLIAAIFLINFGTGAIRGFAVTLTVGILASVFTAVFNSRLLFDLLLSRSGRVERLSI; encoded by the coding sequence ATGAACCGGAACCTGCTCTGGCGGGGTCTGCTCGTCGTCGGGGTCGTCTCGGCCTGCGCGTTCTCGGCCTTCCCGCTCGCCGACTCGATCAACCTGGGCCTCGATCTCCGCGGCGGCATCCACCTGCTGCTCGAGGTGCTGACCGACGACGCGTTGCGGGCCGAGGCGCAGAAGGACATCGACAGCCTGGTCCAGGAACTCGCCGAGAAGGGGGTCGAGGGAACGAGCGCGGTCACCGAAACCCCGATCCGGTTCCGGCTCTCGGGCCTGCCGCCCGACCAGGACGGCCTGCTGCCCACAATCATCGAGGAGAACGTGCCGTACTGGACCTGGCGGCGCAGCGGCGAAGAGGTGATCTTCGAGCGCCGGCCGGACGAAGTGAACACGATCCGCGAGCAGGCGATCGACCAGGCCCTGCAGACGATCCGCAACCGGGTCGACGAGTTCGGCGTCGCCGAGCCGGTGATCCAGCGCCAGGGCCTGGGCAGCAACCGGCTCGTCGTCCAGCTTCCGGGCGTCGACGATCCGGAACGGGTGAAGAACCTGATCAAGAACACCGCCTTCCTCGAGTTCCGGCTCGCCGTCTATCCGGAGAGCGGGGGCGCGGCCTTCGACCGCCAGGAGATCCTCGACCGCTACGGCGGCACCCTGCCCGAGGATCTGGAGATCGCCGCCCAGGACCAGCGGGACGAAGACGGCAACATGCTCGGGCAGGTCTACTACGCGCTGGAGCGGCGTCCCGTGATCACCGGCCGCGACCTGAAGACGGCGCGCGCCGGCATCGGACAGTTCCAGGAGCCGGTGGTCAACTTCTCGCTCACTCACGAGGGCGCCCAGATCTTCGAGACCTGGACCGGGGCGAACATCGGCCGGCCGCTGGCGATCGTGCTGGATGGCAAGGTGCAGTCGGCGCCGATCATCGAGGGCCGGATCGGGGAGTCCGGCGGAGTCATCCGCGGCTCGTTCACCCAGCAGGAGGTCGAGGACCTGGCGACCGTGCTGCGCTCGGGCGCCCTGCCCGCGGGGATCAACTACCTGCAGCAGCAGGCGGTGGGCCCGTCGCTCGGGCAGGACTCGATCGACCAGGGCACCCGCGCCTTCCTCTTCGGCATCGTGCTGGTGATCGTGGCGATGCTGGTCGTCTACAAGGCTTCGGGCATCAACGCGATGGTGGCGCTGGCGCTCAACTTCGTGCTGGTGTTCGGCGTCCTCGCCTACTTCGGCGCCGCCCTCACCCTGCCGGGCATCGCCGGGCTCATCCTGACGATCGGCATGGCGGTGGACGCGAACGTCCTGGTGTTCGAGCGGATCCGCGAGGAGCTGCACAACGGCCGGACGGTCAAGGCTGCGGTCGTTTCGGGCTTCGGCAAGGCGTGGTCGTCGATCCTCGACGCGAACCTCACGACCCTGATCGCGGCCATCTTCCTGATCAACTTCGGCACCGGCGCGATCCGCGGCTTCGCGGTGACGCTGACGGTGGGCATCCTGGCCTCCGTGTTCACGGCCGTCTTCAACAGCCGGCTGCTGTTCGACCTGCTCCTGTCACGCTCGGGCCGCGTCGAGCGCCTGTCGATCTAG
- the yajC gene encoding preprotein translocase subunit YajC, with protein MIPDFALFVATGGGPSGLIQFLPLILIGAIFYFLLIAPERRRRKQLQATVEALKKGDRVVTQGGVFGDVVSTEPTTVILQIADGVRVKVTKSSITGLAEETQS; from the coding sequence ATGATTCCTGATTTCGCACTGTTTGTGGCCACGGGGGGCGGGCCCTCGGGTCTCATTCAGTTTCTGCCGCTCATCCTGATCGGCGCCATCTTCTACTTCCTTCTGATCGCTCCGGAGCGCCGGCGGCGCAAGCAACTGCAGGCGACGGTGGAGGCGCTGAAGAAGGGCGACCGCGTTGTCACGCAGGGCGGCGTCTTTGGAGACGTGGTGTCGACCGAGCCGACCACCGTCATCCTGCAGATCGCGGACGGGGTCAGGGTGAAGGTGACGAAGTCGTCGATCACCGGCCTGGCCGAGGAGACGCAGTCATGA
- the tgt gene encoding tRNA guanosine(34) transglycosylase Tgt, producing MSGRLGFRVVSRDGLARLGRLTTPHGQVDTPAFMPVGTLGAVKGLSQDVLEAAGARLLMTNLFHLLERVGAERITGLGGLHEFIGWDGPLAMDSGGYQVFSLAGLRRVDDLGVTFRSPHDGGTVELTPERVVEFQEQVGVDAAMVLDECPPWPVDREAAVEALRRTNLWARRSLDRWGAAGGSGAAGLFGIVQGSFFEDLRSRAAEDLAALPFDGYAIGGVSVGEARELGRQALSWVAPALPDDRPRYLMGLGLPSDILHAVGLGVDLFDCVLPSRNARHGTLFSSTGIVRIKKARYREDSRPVDPACGCPVCSRYSRAFLHHLFRCGEITGKVLATEHNVRFYLDFMADLRRAIAGGELAAFAAARATGVSPEGQPEAERR from the coding sequence CTGAGCGGCCGACTCGGGTTCCGCGTCGTCTCGCGTGACGGGCTCGCCCGTCTCGGCCGCCTGACCACGCCCCACGGCCAGGTGGACACGCCGGCCTTCATGCCGGTCGGCACGCTGGGCGCGGTGAAGGGCCTGAGCCAGGACGTGCTGGAGGCGGCCGGCGCGAGGCTCCTGATGACGAACCTGTTCCACCTGCTGGAGCGGGTGGGCGCCGAGCGGATCACCGGTCTGGGCGGCCTGCACGAGTTCATCGGCTGGGACGGCCCGCTGGCGATGGACAGCGGCGGCTACCAGGTGTTCAGTCTGGCCGGGCTGAGGCGGGTCGACGACCTGGGCGTCACCTTCCGGAGCCCCCACGACGGCGGCACGGTCGAGCTGACGCCCGAGCGGGTGGTTGAGTTCCAGGAACAGGTCGGCGTGGATGCGGCCATGGTGCTCGACGAGTGCCCGCCGTGGCCGGTGGACCGGGAGGCGGCGGTCGAGGCGCTGCGGCGGACGAACCTCTGGGCGAGGCGTTCGCTGGACCGCTGGGGAGCAGCCGGAGGCTCGGGCGCGGCGGGCCTGTTCGGCATCGTGCAGGGGAGCTTCTTCGAAGATCTGCGGTCGAGGGCCGCGGAGGACCTCGCCGCCCTGCCCTTCGACGGCTACGCGATCGGCGGCGTCAGTGTCGGCGAAGCGCGCGAACTGGGCCGGCAGGCCCTGTCCTGGGTCGCACCGGCGTTGCCCGACGACCGGCCCCGCTACCTGATGGGCCTCGGCCTTCCTTCGGACATCCTCCACGCCGTGGGCCTCGGCGTCGATCTCTTCGACTGCGTGCTGCCTTCGCGCAACGCCCGCCACGGCACGCTGTTCTCGTCCACCGGCATCGTCCGGATCAAGAAGGCGCGCTACCGGGAGGATTCGCGTCCCGTGGACCCGGCCTGCGGCTGCCCGGTCTGCAGCCGGTACAGCCGGGCCTTCCTGCACCATCTGTTCCGCTGCGGCGAGATCACCGGCAAGGTGCTGGCGACCGAGCACAACGTGCGCTTCTACCTCGACTTCATGGCCGATCTTCGGCGGGCGATCGCAGGCGGCGAACTGGCCGCCTTCGCGGCGGCGCGGGCAACGGGAGTCAGCCCGGAGGGGCAACCGGAGGCCGAACGGCGATAG
- a CDS encoding outer membrane lipoprotein carrier protein LolA, translated as MKHRLPIAPWLGGLLLALTAAVILPAQSPNPAAAPPDPAAEGLGLRERLDRLVERVKYEQNLIVTLQARLFQRRQGDLLLEPVEERGWLRYRPPDALRWEIVEPKPSITAVHGDTATLWYVDLGTAKVTEVGRLSEQILEYMGPAGNLETLLKYFAVQAEFPENEGDPYYLHLTPDYRSVEKRIREIDLWIDPASFLPREFRVVLASGDERLVTLEDVVLNEAIDDSEFILALPDDVEVTEIDLN; from the coding sequence ATGAAACACCGCCTACCCATCGCGCCGTGGTTGGGAGGACTGCTGCTGGCTCTGACGGCGGCCGTCATCCTCCCCGCCCAGTCGCCGAACCCTGCCGCCGCGCCGCCCGATCCGGCGGCCGAGGGCCTCGGTCTGCGCGAACGTCTCGACCGGCTGGTCGAGCGGGTGAAGTACGAGCAGAACCTGATCGTGACCCTGCAGGCGCGGCTGTTTCAGCGCCGTCAGGGCGATCTCCTGCTGGAGCCGGTGGAAGAGCGGGGCTGGCTCCGCTACCGGCCGCCGGACGCTCTCCGCTGGGAGATCGTGGAGCCCAAGCCGTCGATCACCGCCGTTCACGGCGACACGGCGACCCTGTGGTATGTCGATCTCGGCACGGCCAAGGTCACGGAAGTGGGCCGCCTTTCGGAGCAGATCCTGGAGTACATGGGGCCCGCGGGCAACCTCGAGACGCTGTTGAAGTACTTCGCCGTGCAGGCGGAGTTTCCCGAGAACGAGGGGGATCCCTACTACCTGCACCTGACGCCGGACTACCGGAGCGTCGAGAAACGGATCAGGGAGATCGACCTCTGGATCGACCCGGCGAGCTTCCTGCCGCGGGAGTTCCGGGTCGTCCTCGCCAGCGGCGACGAGCGGCTCGTCACCCTCGAGGACGTGGTCCTGAACGAAGCGATCGATGACTCGGAGTTCATCCTGGCGCTGCCCGACGACGTCGAAGTCACCGAGATCGATCTCAACTGA
- a CDS encoding HD domain-containing protein, whose amino-acid sequence MATLAFRDPIHGFIEADELEAALIGTRPMQRLRSIRQLGLTHLVFPGAEHSRFGHALGTMHLAGRVYDTLAGAKGTPLEAGPRARARRLVRAAALLHDLGHAPFSHWAEDLFEGGIDHEEMSRRLLGGREIAAAFERYGQGIEARDVIRLLGDDLDGPERLLPPIVSGELDVDKMDYLLRDSLFCGVRYGNFDLDQVIATVRPLSGGTGGDHRLGIDAEGLHAVEGLILARYYMFTQVYFHVTGKALELHLNEWLHEQGIAWSSDPERFLANDDGEMMTRMRRSDSLHARAITDRSHFRLAHETGEHLDADEKRAFEQRLEPLRERYGKCVLVSNSAKDPHRLGRGRVPVRQNGGKLVQLEEASHFVGHLRRIDRYRVYCSDDVYEDVRLALDS is encoded by the coding sequence GTGGCGACACTGGCGTTTCGCGACCCGATCCACGGCTTCATCGAGGCCGACGAACTCGAAGCCGCGCTCATCGGCACCCGGCCGATGCAGCGCCTGCGTTCGATCCGCCAACTCGGCCTGACCCATCTCGTATTCCCCGGCGCCGAGCACAGCCGTTTCGGTCACGCCCTGGGCACGATGCACCTTGCCGGCCGCGTCTACGACACGCTGGCCGGGGCCAAGGGGACGCCGCTCGAAGCCGGCCCGCGAGCCCGCGCCCGGCGCCTGGTGCGGGCGGCCGCCCTGCTCCACGACCTCGGGCACGCCCCCTTCAGCCACTGGGCCGAGGATCTCTTCGAGGGCGGGATCGACCACGAGGAGATGAGCCGTCGCCTGCTCGGCGGCCGCGAGATCGCCGCCGCGTTCGAGCGGTACGGCCAGGGGATCGAGGCCCGCGACGTGATCCGGCTGCTCGGCGACGATCTCGACGGGCCGGAGCGGCTGCTGCCGCCGATCGTCTCCGGCGAACTCGACGTCGACAAGATGGACTACCTCCTGCGGGACTCCCTGTTCTGCGGCGTCCGCTACGGCAACTTCGACCTCGACCAGGTGATCGCCACCGTGCGGCCGCTTTCCGGTGGCACCGGCGGCGACCACCGGCTGGGGATCGACGCCGAGGGCCTCCACGCCGTCGAGGGCCTGATCCTGGCGCGCTACTACATGTTCACGCAGGTCTACTTCCACGTCACCGGCAAGGCGCTGGAACTCCACCTGAACGAGTGGCTGCACGAACAGGGAATCGCCTGGAGCAGCGACCCGGAGCGCTTCCTGGCCAACGACGACGGCGAGATGATGACGAGAATGCGGCGTTCGGACAGCCTGCACGCGCGGGCGATCACCGACCGCAGCCACTTCCGGCTCGCCCACGAGACCGGCGAGCACCTGGACGCCGACGAGAAGCGCGCGTTCGAGCAGCGGCTCGAACCCCTGCGCGAGCGCTACGGCAAGTGCGTCCTCGTCTCGAACTCGGCCAAGGACCCCCACCGCCTCGGCCGCGGCCGGGTGCCGGTCCGCCAGAACGGAGGGAAACTCGTGCAGCTCGAGGAGGCGAGCCACTTCGTCGGTCACCTCCGGCGCATCGACCGCTACCGCGTGTACTGCAGCGACGACGTCTACGAAGATGTCCGGCTCGCGCTGGACTCCTGA
- a CDS encoding tRNA (guanosine(46)-N7)-methyltransferase TrmB: protein MRAAFGERSDWEVELGFGKGRFLVGSAAADASRPFLGVEMVSKYFRLAVRRAASRRLSNVVLLRGEALYLIATLLPAGMARTVHVYFPDPWPKSRHHRRRLLDPRTVDLVLALLDPPEGRLFFATDHLEYGEAVAETLALHPAVAVERVDGAWPEGPRTNYEAKFEREGRPIIRLAARLRGGGPASLLHPAGRDDLLVGPALDQESSASRTSS, encoded by the coding sequence CTGCGGGCGGCGTTCGGGGAACGCTCGGACTGGGAAGTCGAACTCGGCTTCGGCAAGGGTCGTTTTCTCGTCGGGTCCGCGGCCGCCGATGCGTCCCGTCCCTTCCTGGGGGTCGAGATGGTGTCGAAGTACTTCCGGCTGGCGGTCCGGCGGGCGGCCTCGCGCCGCCTCTCCAACGTCGTCCTGCTCCGCGGCGAGGCGCTCTACCTGATCGCAACCCTGCTGCCCGCGGGCATGGCGCGGACGGTCCACGTCTACTTCCCCGACCCCTGGCCCAAGAGCCGGCACCACCGCCGGCGGCTGCTCGATCCGCGCACCGTCGACCTGGTGCTGGCGCTACTCGATCCGCCGGAGGGACGGCTGTTCTTCGCCACCGACCACCTGGAGTACGGCGAGGCGGTGGCGGAAACCCTTGCCCTGCACCCGGCGGTGGCAGTGGAGCGTGTCGACGGGGCCTGGCCGGAAGGTCCGCGGACGAACTACGAAGCGAAGTTCGAGCGGGAGGGACGGCCGATCATCCGGCTCGCGGCGCGCCTTCGGGGCGGCGGCCCGGCGAGTCTTCTTCACCCCGCCGGCCGGGACGATCTGCTGGTGGGACCCGCTCTGGATCAGGAGTCCAGCGCGAGCCGGACATCTTCGTAG
- a CDS encoding sugar phosphate nucleotidyltransferase, which produces MIGLILAGGIGSRFWPLSRRRRPKQLLDLLGGGSLVAATARRVEPLCGAERTWVCTTEELAAAVAAELPDLDASRILGEPSGRNTAPAIGWAVRTMPETARREVIAVMPSDHWVADEEAFREALSRGVAAVERGDHDVVTVGIAPDWPETGYGYLELDAPAEVLSVQPVVRFTEKPDAETAARFKASGRHFWNAGIFLFRGTVLLDLYREHLPELAAGIERLAADDLDADRRREIYAGLESVSIDYGLMERLDSIGCVVADCGWNDIGSWGLLAEALPADGDGNRTVGDTLAVDARDNLLFADEGTVAVIGVEGLAVVRTGDSVLVVPRERAQDVREVVERLAALGRLDLL; this is translated from the coding sequence ATGATCGGTCTGATCCTGGCCGGCGGCATCGGCTCCCGCTTCTGGCCCCTGAGCAGGCGCCGCCGCCCCAAGCAGCTCCTCGACCTGCTGGGCGGCGGCTCCCTGGTGGCCGCGACCGCTCGCCGGGTCGAGCCGCTGTGCGGGGCGGAACGGACCTGGGTCTGCACGACCGAGGAGCTCGCGGCCGCGGTCGCCGCGGAGCTGCCCGATCTGGACGCCTCGCGCATCCTGGGCGAGCCGAGCGGACGGAACACGGCGCCGGCGATCGGCTGGGCGGTGCGGACGATGCCGGAGACGGCGCGGCGGGAGGTGATCGCGGTCATGCCTTCGGACCACTGGGTGGCCGACGAGGAGGCGTTCCGCGAAGCGCTCAGCCGGGGCGTGGCGGCAGTCGAGCGCGGCGACCACGACGTGGTCACCGTCGGCATCGCGCCGGACTGGCCGGAGACCGGCTACGGCTACCTTGAACTGGACGCTCCGGCGGAAGTCCTGAGCGTGCAACCCGTGGTGCGATTCACCGAGAAGCCGGACGCGGAGACCGCGGCGCGCTTCAAGGCCTCCGGCCGCCACTTCTGGAACGCCGGCATCTTCCTCTTCCGGGGCACGGTGCTGCTCGACCTCTACCGCGAGCACCTGCCGGAACTCGCCGCCGGCATCGAGCGTCTGGCGGCGGACGACCTGGACGCGGACCGGCGCCGGGAGATCTACGCCGGCCTGGAGTCGGTCTCGATCGACTACGGGTTGATGGAGCGGCTCGACTCGATCGGCTGCGTCGTGGCCGACTGCGGCTGGAACGACATCGGGTCCTGGGGACTGCTGGCGGAGGCTCTGCCCGCCGACGGAGACGGCAACCGGACGGTGGGCGACACGCTCGCCGTCGATGCCCGCGACAACCTCCTGTTCGCGGACGAGGGCACGGTGGCGGTGATCGGCGTCGAGGGCCTCGCCGTCGTGCGGACCGGCGATTCCGTGCTGGTCGTGCCGCGCGAGCGGGCCCAGGACGTCCGCGAGGTCGTGGAGCGTCTCGCGGCTCTGGGCCGGCTGGATCTGCTCTGA
- a CDS encoding nitroreductase family protein, with protein sequence MERRADAVFEEFDGRRSVRFFTDEPVPRRLIERAIEAASTAPSGAHRQPWRFVAVSDPEVKARIREAAEAEEKHSYLGGRMPDEWLEALKPLGTDWRKPFLTTVPWIVVVFAELFGVDEDGAKRKNYYVKESVGIACGLFIAALHRMGLATLTHTPSPMGFLSEILERPRNEKPYILFPVGFPAPDCEVPDLRRKSLAEVALWHSGRTGRTDADAD encoded by the coding sequence ATGGAGCGCCGGGCCGACGCGGTCTTCGAGGAGTTCGACGGCCGGCGGAGCGTCCGGTTCTTCACCGACGAGCCGGTGCCGCGGCGGTTGATCGAACGGGCGATCGAGGCGGCGTCGACCGCGCCTTCGGGGGCGCATCGCCAGCCGTGGCGGTTCGTCGCCGTGAGCGACCCGGAGGTCAAGGCGCGGATCCGCGAAGCGGCGGAGGCGGAGGAGAAGCACAGCTACCTCGGCGGGCGGATGCCGGACGAGTGGCTCGAAGCGCTCAAGCCGCTGGGCACGGACTGGCGGAAGCCCTTCCTGACGACCGTGCCGTGGATCGTCGTCGTGTTCGCCGAGCTCTTCGGCGTGGACGAGGACGGGGCAAAGAGGAAGAACTATTACGTGAAGGAGAGCGTCGGCATCGCCTGCGGCCTGTTCATCGCGGCCCTTCACCGGATGGGCCTCGCTACGCTGACCCACACCCCGAGCCCGATGGGTTTCCTGAGCGAGATTCTCGAGCGCCCGCGGAACGAGAAGCCGTACATCCTGTTCCCGGTGGGCTTCCCCGCGCCGGACTGCGAGGTGCCCGACCTGCGGCGCAAGTCGCTGGCCGAGGTCGCCCTCTGGCACTCCGGCCGGACGGGGCGGACGGACGCCGACGCTGACTGA
- a CDS encoding thioredoxin domain-containing protein, translating to MSTDISEHGNRPTWALHLALYAVLLAVIGFLVLRPGSGAAAQEDDSGGQQVAARLDGVDIGYDEALERAATQLDQLEQQRIQCDLQVASERHGLIERTLEGIVRDRLVEASAESAGLEIADWRSGEMERLEAGVTDEDVDAFFVENEGRIRGEREELEPQVRTYLAQQRFADALEDGHEIEYLLEPYRLEVEPADGPVRGEAAAPVTIVEWSDFECPYCKSVLPTLERVLEEYPEQVRLVFRHFPLHAIHPNAQAAAEAGVCAQDLGAFWELHDLMFEEQDTLTLDDLKDKAERAGLDAEAFAACLEQDGIADRVHADRRAGVEVGVNGTPALYVNGRPLAGAVAYEQLAEVVEDELERAGG from the coding sequence TTGAGCACAGACATTTCCGAGCACGGGAACCGGCCCACCTGGGCTCTCCATCTGGCCCTTTACGCGGTCCTGCTGGCGGTGATCGGCTTCCTGGTTCTGCGGCCGGGCTCCGGGGCTGCGGCCCAGGAAGACGATTCGGGCGGGCAGCAGGTTGCGGCGCGGCTCGACGGCGTGGACATCGGCTACGACGAGGCGCTCGAGCGCGCCGCCACGCAGTTGGATCAACTCGAGCAGCAACGCATTCAGTGCGACCTGCAGGTCGCCTCGGAGCGTCACGGACTGATCGAGCGGACCCTCGAGGGAATCGTGCGCGACCGCTTGGTCGAGGCCAGCGCGGAGAGCGCGGGCCTGGAGATCGCGGACTGGCGTTCGGGCGAGATGGAGCGGCTCGAAGCCGGGGTGACGGACGAGGACGTCGACGCCTTCTTCGTGGAGAACGAAGGGCGCATCCGGGGCGAGCGGGAGGAGCTCGAGCCCCAGGTGCGGACCTACCTGGCGCAGCAGCGCTTCGCCGATGCTCTCGAAGACGGCCACGAGATCGAGTACCTGCTGGAGCCCTACCGGCTGGAGGTCGAGCCGGCGGACGGGCCGGTGCGCGGCGAGGCGGCGGCGCCGGTCACGATCGTCGAGTGGTCCGACTTCGAGTGCCCCTACTGCAAGAGCGTCCTGCCGACGCTGGAGCGGGTCCTGGAGGAGTACCCGGAACAGGTGCGGCTCGTGTTCCGCCACTTCCCGCTGCACGCGATCCATCCGAACGCCCAGGCCGCCGCCGAGGCCGGCGTCTGCGCCCAGGACCTCGGTGCCTTCTGGGAACTGCACGACCTGATGTTCGAAGAGCAGGACACCCTGACCCTGGACGACCTGAAGGACAAGGCGGAACGGGCCGGTCTCGACGCGGAGGCGTTCGCCGCCTGCCTGGAGCAGGATGGCATCGCCGACCGGGTCCACGCCGACCGCCGCGCGGGGGTCGAGGTCGGAGTGAACGGAACGCCGGCGCTGTACGTCAACGGTCGGCCGCTTGCCGGCGCGGTCGCGTACGAGCAGTTGGCGGAGGTGGTCGAGGACGAGCTCGAGCGCGCGGGTGGGTAG
- the tmk gene encoding dTMP kinase — MGGLFITFEGLDGSGKSTQLERVAASLDRRGIAHIVTREPGGTPFADLLRELFLRREAAQVDGLVELMLVFASRRQHLIELIEPAMANGAVVLCDRFTDSTYAYQGGGRGVPPEVIDEADRLATGCRAPDRTLFFELSPKEAQRRRHRETADRIDRENLAFYRRVHEAYERRMAAEPERFRVIDAAAPIDAVARAVESALSDLVPAETPVAVESGRKAAGA; from the coding sequence ATGGGCGGCCTCTTCATCACCTTCGAGGGCCTCGACGGCAGCGGCAAGTCGACCCAGCTCGAACGGGTCGCGGCGAGCCTCGATCGCCGAGGCATCGCCCACATCGTCACCCGGGAGCCCGGCGGTACGCCCTTCGCCGACCTGCTGCGCGAGCTCTTCCTGCGCCGGGAGGCGGCGCAGGTCGACGGCCTCGTCGAGTTGATGCTCGTCTTCGCCAGCCGGAGGCAGCACCTGATCGAGTTGATCGAGCCTGCGATGGCGAATGGCGCCGTCGTGCTCTGCGACCGATTCACGGACTCGACCTACGCCTACCAGGGCGGTGGCCGCGGGGTACCGCCGGAGGTGATCGACGAAGCGGACCGGCTGGCTACGGGCTGCCGGGCGCCTGATCGCACTCTGTTCTTCGAGTTGTCCCCGAAGGAGGCGCAGCGCCGGCGGCACCGAGAAACTGCCGACCGGATCGACCGGGAGAACCTGGCCTTCTACCGCCGCGTCCACGAGGCATACGAGCGGCGCATGGCGGCCGAGCCGGAGCGCTTCCGGGTCATCGACGCGGCGGCGCCCATCGACGCCGTGGCGCGGGCGGTCGAGTCCGCGTTGAGCGACCTGGTGCCGGCGGAGACGCCCGTCGCCGTCGAGTCAGGCCGCAAGGCGGCCGGTGCATGA
- a CDS encoding FAD-dependent oxidoreductase: MIAAERREIVIAGGGFAGSILARALHAQGRDVLLLERGRHPRFALGESSTPLANLALERLAVRYGFEDLWDLAAHGRWRRRLPEVGRGLKRGFCFYENEPGEAFSPGPASGRRLVVAASPDDEAADSQWLRADVDRFLFERARAEGVDCREEAAVEVVSVPREPGGGPVRLRAGGQAVEAGLLIDATGGSPLAAGLGAGEASPRLRTSLVYSHFAGVAPFERAEGWPDSPFPERWSASHHLLEEGWMYQLRFDDGSVSAGFLLTGDPVGEPEAVFASLLDRYPSLAVQFADSAPLRPVASRSAVAWRRDRAAGRGWLLLPHSYAFVDPMFSTGIAWSLLAVERVADFCRNGLPAAADLERYGGLVAAEADHIDRLLVAAYRLMPAMDRFTAAAMVYFAAASFDELRQRLLDAPREGWCRQGFLGAGDGRRRLFEELEERSAAGAESGSPADWVGPAIERWNLIGLLDPRRCNAYPVDLEDMERRAVRIAAGLGLDAAELRRRWPRLRSPDRMMEPV; the protein is encoded by the coding sequence GTGATCGCGGCTGAGCGGCGCGAGATCGTCATCGCGGGCGGCGGCTTCGCGGGTTCGATCCTGGCGCGGGCGCTTCATGCCCAAGGCCGGGACGTGCTGCTGCTGGAACGGGGCCGCCATCCGCGGTTCGCGCTCGGCGAGTCGTCGACGCCGCTCGCCAACCTCGCCCTCGAGCGGCTGGCGGTGCGCTACGGCTTTGAGGACCTCTGGGATCTGGCCGCCCATGGACGCTGGCGCCGCCGGCTGCCGGAGGTGGGACGGGGTCTCAAGCGAGGCTTCTGCTTCTACGAGAACGAACCGGGAGAGGCCTTCTCGCCCGGGCCGGCGAGCGGCCGGCGGCTGGTCGTCGCCGCTTCGCCGGACGACGAGGCGGCGGACAGCCAGTGGCTGCGGGCCGACGTCGACCGCTTCCTGTTCGAGCGCGCCCGGGCCGAGGGCGTCGACTGCCGCGAAGAGGCAGCGGTCGAGGTGGTTTCGGTGCCCCGCGAGCCGGGCGGCGGTCCGGTCCGGCTCAGGGCCGGCGGCCAGGCCGTCGAGGCCGGGCTCCTGATCGACGCGACGGGCGGCTCGCCGCTGGCCGCCGGTCTTGGCGCGGGGGAGGCGTCGCCGCGGCTGCGGACGAGCCTGGTCTACTCGCACTTCGCCGGCGTGGCGCCCTTCGAGCGTGCCGAGGGCTGGCCGGACTCGCCCTTTCCCGAGCGCTGGAGCGCTTCGCACCATCTGCTGGAGGAGGGCTGGATGTACCAGCTTCGCTTCGACGACGGGTCGGTGAGCGCGGGCTTCCTGCTGACCGGGGATCCCGTCGGCGAGCCGGAGGCCGTCTTCGCTTCCCTGCTCGATCGGTACCCGTCGCTGGCGGTGCAGTTCGCGGACAGCGCGCCGCTGCGGCCGGTGGCGTCGCGGTCGGCTGTCGCCTGGCGCCGCGACCGCGCCGCCGGCCGGGGCTGGCTGCTGCTGCCGCACAGCTACGCCTTCGTCGATCCGATGTTCTCGACCGGCATCGCCTGGAGCCTGCTCGCGGTGGAGCGGGTGGCCGATTTCTGCCGGAACGGACTGCCGGCAGCGGCGGATCTGGAGCGCTACGGTGGTCTGGTCGCGGCCGAGGCGGACCACATCGACCGGCTGCTCGTCGCGGCCTACCGGCTGATGCCCGCGATGGATCGTTTCACCGCCGCCGCGATGGTCTACTTCGCGGCCGCCTCCTTCGACGAACTGCGGCAGCGCCTGCTCGACGCTCCGCGCGAGGGCTGGTGCCGGCAGGGCTTTCTCGGCGCCGGCGACGGGCGCCGCCGGCTGTTCGAGGAACTCGAGGAGCGGTCGGCGGCCGGAGCAGAAAGCGGGTCGCCGGCCGACTGGGTCGGGCCCGCGATCGAGCGCTGGAACCTGATCGGGCTGCTGGACCCGCGCCGTTGCAACGCGTACCCGGTCGACCTGGAGGACATGGAACGGCGGGCGGTCCGGATCGCTGCTGGTCTCGGTCTCGATGCAGCGGAGCTGCGCCGCCGGTGGCCGCGGCTGCGGAGTCCGGATCGGATGATGGAGCCAGTGTAG